DNA sequence from the Actinomycetota bacterium genome:
AGCCACCGGCCACGTGGCCGGGCTCGACCGGCTGGCCGCCGACTACCTCGGCCCCACCGGTCCCCTGCCCAGGGTGACCCGGGCCGAGTTGGCCTCCCGGCTGGCCGGCGCCGCCCCTGCCCTGGTCGTGTGGGACGTGCGCCCACTTCCCGAGTACGAGGCCGGCCACGTGCCCGGTGCCCACCCGGTGCCCCCTGAGGAGGTGGGAGCCCGCCTGGGCGACGTCCCGGCCGACAGCCAGGTGGTCGCTTACTGCCGAGGGCCGTTCTGCGCCTACGCCGACGAGGCCGTACGCCAGTTGCGCCAGCGGGGCCGCGACGCCGCCCGCCTCGAGGACGGCTTCCCCGAGTGGCGGCGGGCAGGCCTGCCGGTGGCCGTGGGGAGCGAGCGGTGAGCCCCTCTCCGCGGGCCTCGGCTTTCGTCGTCACCGAAGTGCCGGGGGACCTC
Encoded proteins:
- a CDS encoding metalloregulator ArsR/SmtB family transcription factor, producing the protein MASPAKSALYDALASVAKALSSGRRAELVDVLAQGPRSVEALAAEIGQSLANTSQHLHVLARAGLVASSRAGNRVVYRLASGAVEELWAAVRSVATGHVAGLDRLAADYLGPTGPLPRVTRAELASRLAGAAPALVVWDVRPLPEYEAGHVPGAHPVPPEEVGARLGDVPADSQVVAYCRGPFCAYADEAVRQLRQRGRDAARLEDGFPEWRRAGLPVAVGSER